Proteins from one Acidobacteriota bacterium genomic window:
- a CDS encoding type II toxin-antitoxin system VapC family toxin, whose amino-acid sequence MALYLLDGNILTALEDRTRPYFQVVRQRLTALDAADRVAISVVSAYEYQHGIAKAQGDLQDALRRTWTTFLEVFEILPLSLNGAQLYGELRARYEREVGASAKAVSRHTSDFLLAATALETAAILVSGDHLFTTLRKLEPQLQVENWRSADG is encoded by the coding sequence ATGGCTCTCTACCTGCTCGACGGCAACATCCTGACAGCGCTGGAAGATCGCACCCGGCCGTATTTTCAGGTGGTGCGGCAACGGCTGACCGCCCTCGACGCAGCCGACCGGGTGGCGATTTCGGTGGTCTCGGCCTACGAGTACCAGCACGGAATTGCCAAAGCCCAAGGGGATCTGCAGGACGCCCTCCGTCGAACCTGGACGACCTTCCTCGAGGTGTTTGAGATTCTGCCCCTTTCCCTCAACGGGGCACAGCTCTACGGCGAGTTGCGTGCGCGGTATGAACGGGAAGTCGGTGCTAGCGCCAAGGCGGTGAGCCGCCACACCTCGGATTTCCTGCTCGCCGCCACAGCCCTCGAAACCGCCGCGATTCTTGTCAGCGGAGATCACCTCTTCACCACGCTTCGGAAGTTGGAGCCACAGCTGCAGGTGGAGAATTGGCGCAGCGCTGACGGCTAG